One window of Mucilaginibacter inviolabilis genomic DNA carries:
- a CDS encoding FMN-dependent NADH-azoreductase: MKKILNIISSVQGNESFSNKLSGAILEKLAAAYPGSTVHTRDLTKKPFPHLEESHFTAFYTPDEARTEEHREAVKHSDAAINEIKDADIIVIGVPLYNLGIPSTLKSWIDHIVRRGVTFSYTEAGVLEGLVKNKKVYLAIASGGVYSEGPMKSYDFTESYLRTIFGLIGITDITTFRVEGHFKAETKETALPKALGAVEEYAY, translated from the coding sequence ATGAAAAAGATACTGAATATTATTTCGAGTGTTCAAGGGAACGAATCCTTCAGCAACAAACTATCCGGAGCCATATTAGAAAAACTGGCCGCAGCTTATCCTGGCAGCACCGTGCATACACGTGATTTAACCAAAAAGCCATTTCCGCATTTAGAAGAATCACATTTCACCGCGTTTTATACACCTGATGAAGCACGTACAGAAGAACATCGCGAAGCCGTTAAACACTCTGATGCCGCTATAAACGAAATTAAGGATGCCGACATTATTGTAATTGGTGTCCCTTTGTATAATCTTGGTATCCCTTCTACGCTAAAATCATGGATAGATCATATTGTTAGGCGTGGTGTTACTTTTAGTTATACAGAGGCGGGAGTATTGGAAGGACTTGTAAAAAACAAAAAAGTTTACCTGGCTATCGCTTCTGGTGGGGTGTACTCCGAAGGACCTATGAAAAGCTATGATTTTACCGAATCGTATCTGAGAACTATTTTTGGTCTTATTGGCATAACTGATATTACAACTTTTAGGGTAGAGGGACATTTTAAAGCCGAAACCAAAGAAACCGCGCTGCCCAAGGCTTTGGGTGCTGTTGAGGAGTATGCTTATTAA
- a CDS encoding penicillin-binding protein activator LpoB, producing MKFNKIIAIAALAVSGMLVASCSRQVTRVSTDETIDISGNWNNSDSRLVAADLTDKILNAAWINTHLEEHQGKRPVVIVGFVQNKSHEHIDAETFVKDVETAFIQTQKVRLVQGGKKRDELRAEKEDQQTNATVSSMKKFGLENGADYILQGSINSIVDAHKRQKVVYYQVNLELTNIQTNEVVWIGEKKIAKYVKN from the coding sequence ATGAAATTCAACAAAATTATAGCAATTGCTGCCCTTGCAGTTTCAGGAATGTTGGTAGCTTCTTGCTCCAGACAAGTAACACGTGTTAGTACAGACGAAACCATTGATATCAGCGGTAACTGGAACAACAGCGACTCCAGATTAGTAGCAGCCGACTTAACCGATAAAATACTAAATGCCGCCTGGATAAATACCCACCTGGAAGAACACCAGGGCAAAAGACCGGTAGTTATTGTAGGCTTTGTTCAAAACAAAAGCCACGAACATATTGATGCCGAAACATTTGTAAAAGATGTGGAAACCGCATTTATACAAACCCAAAAGGTACGTTTGGTACAAGGCGGCAAAAAGCGTGATGAGTTACGTGCCGAAAAAGAAGATCAGCAAACCAATGCTACCGTTTCGAGCATGAAAAAATTTGGTTTGGAAAACGGTGCCGATTATATATTGCAAGGTTCTATCAACTCTATTGTTGACGCGCACAAACGCCAAAAAGTAGTTTACTACCAGGTTAACCTGGAACTGACCAACATCCAAACCAATGAAGTAGTTTGGATAGGCGAAAAGAAAATAGCCAAATACGTAAAAAACTAA
- a CDS encoding COG3014 family protein: MINLRKYILQASSVIGLMLFLSGCASYNDRILPYYKNVSAGNYKAAETELDKNSLIQKPRNKLLFLMEKGRISQLNGEYEASNRYFNEADQMLEQGLTSATDEAVGALVNPMEQRYKGEDFEKFMIHYYKALNYMYLHNIDEAVVEARRITLQAQQQGDKFNNKDNRYSNDAFSLMLQGMLYESNNDVNNAFISYRNAAEIYLKSSDKTYYGTPMPLGLQQDVIRTAKLNGFTTEADEFEQAFGFKYDMPKPSDGGELILFWENGLAPVKTQVDLFFSLIRNDNGDLFFTDAAGGIVVPFNYSGDRYKVNTKSVESLRVAWPKYVAQTPYYSGAVITNNQQQIPLEKAEDINQLAFKTLQERTLKEIGKTLSRLAVKKIAEYSVRAAAKDNNGNNNSLLQGIGYGIQLYSLLSEKADTRNWQSLPSYISYARIPLQKGENQISLTLKNSHGADEVKTIKVNGTGRLQFYNYSSLR; the protein is encoded by the coding sequence ATGATAAACCTCCGCAAGTATATTCTCCAGGCATCGTCTGTTATAGGATTGATGCTTTTTTTGTCGGGCTGCGCATCTTATAATGACCGTATTCTTCCGTATTATAAAAATGTTTCGGCCGGGAATTACAAAGCGGCGGAGACTGAGCTCGACAAAAACAGCCTGATCCAAAAACCCCGCAACAAACTCCTTTTCCTGATGGAAAAAGGCAGGATTAGTCAGCTGAATGGCGAATACGAAGCAAGCAACCGTTATTTTAACGAGGCCGATCAGATGCTGGAGCAAGGCCTTACCAGTGCAACAGACGAAGCCGTTGGCGCCTTGGTAAACCCCATGGAGCAACGGTATAAGGGCGAGGATTTTGAAAAATTCATGATCCATTACTACAAGGCGCTCAATTACATGTATCTGCATAACATTGATGAGGCTGTAGTAGAGGCCCGCCGCATTACCCTGCAGGCGCAACAACAGGGCGATAAATTCAATAATAAGGATAACCGCTACTCAAACGATGCATTTTCACTGATGCTGCAGGGTATGTTGTATGAAAGCAACAACGATGTGAACAACGCTTTTATATCGTATCGCAACGCGGCCGAGATCTACCTGAAAAGCTCCGACAAAACCTACTATGGCACCCCGATGCCACTGGGCCTGCAGCAGGACGTGATCCGCACGGCCAAACTAAACGGCTTTACAACCGAGGCCGATGAATTTGAACAAGCATTCGGCTTTAAATATGATATGCCCAAACCCAGCGATGGCGGCGAACTGATCCTTTTTTGGGAGAATGGCCTGGCCCCGGTTAAAACTCAGGTCGACTTATTTTTCAGCCTGATCAGGAACGATAACGGCGATCTTTTTTTTACCGATGCTGCCGGAGGCATAGTAGTTCCTTTCAATTACAGCGGCGACAGATATAAAGTAAATACCAAATCGGTAGAAAGCCTGCGGGTAGCCTGGCCAAAATACGTGGCGCAAACCCCTTATTATTCTGGCGCGGTGATCACCAATAATCAGCAGCAAATACCGCTTGAAAAAGCCGAGGATATCAATCAGCTGGCCTTTAAAACCTTACAGGAACGTACCTTAAAAGAGATTGGTAAAACACTCTCCAGGCTAGCTGTAAAAAAGATTGCCGAATATTCTGTACGTGCAGCCGCTAAAGATAACAATGGCAATAACAATTCCTTATTACAAGGCATTGGCTATGGTATACAGCTATACAGCCTGCTATCAGAAAAGGCCGACACCCGTAACTGGCAAAGCCTGCCCTCGTACATTTCATACGCGCGCATACCGCTTCAAAAAGGCGAAAACCAAATCAGCTTAACTTTAAAAAACAGCCATGGCGCCGACGAGGTTAAAACCATCAAAGTAAACGGCACCGGCAGGCTGCAGTTTTATAATTATTCGTCATTAAGGTAA
- a CDS encoding DUF1801 domain-containing protein, whose protein sequence is MAENKTKESTASVTEFLNLVPDETKRADSFRLVQIMEEQTGLKAKMWGPAIVGFGSYHYKYESGREGDGPMVAFSPHKAEISLYLMLDAVEKEKLLAKFGKHKTGKGCIYIKKLQDIQEEVLREMINSSVSYVTAKYSTP, encoded by the coding sequence ATGGCCGAAAATAAAACCAAAGAAAGCACCGCCAGTGTAACCGAATTTCTGAACCTGGTACCCGATGAAACCAAACGAGCAGATAGTTTCCGGCTGGTGCAAATCATGGAAGAACAAACCGGCCTGAAAGCCAAAATGTGGGGACCTGCTATTGTGGGTTTTGGCAGCTATCATTACAAATATGAAAGTGGCCGTGAAGGAGATGGCCCTATGGTAGCGTTTTCGCCACACAAAGCCGAAATTTCCCTGTACCTGATGCTGGATGCTGTGGAGAAAGAAAAACTGCTTGCCAAATTCGGCAAGCATAAAACCGGGAAAGGCTGTATCTATATCAAAAAATTGCAGGACATTCAGGAAGAAGTACTTAGGGAGATGATCAACTCTTCTGTAAGTTATGTAACAGCAAAATATAGCACACCATAA
- a CDS encoding RNA polymerase sigma factor, whose protein sequence is MDDIELLSQVKADDREAFNSLFLKYYPLLSDFCRFLGINSDDGEDIIADVFLDLWVKRERLHIHTSIKSYLYGAVKNRIYTLKGKNQKMQLLPEEYASDKAISDHLRPDEMLFRKDRRLMIERFVDELPEQGKLIFLMNWQHQLDYQEIAEILGISPNTVKTHIYRSINYFRKRLLFVK, encoded by the coding sequence ATGGATGATATAGAATTACTGTCGCAGGTAAAAGCAGATGACAGGGAAGCCTTCAACTCCTTATTTCTAAAATACTATCCATTATTATCAGACTTTTGCAGGTTTCTAGGTATAAATAGCGATGATGGAGAAGACATCATTGCCGACGTTTTCCTGGATCTGTGGGTAAAACGGGAAAGACTTCACATCCATACCTCTATAAAATCATACCTGTACGGCGCTGTAAAAAACAGGATTTATACGCTAAAAGGGAAAAATCAAAAGATGCAGCTGCTGCCCGAGGAGTATGCATCGGATAAAGCCATCAGTGATCATCTCAGGCCCGATGAAATGCTTTTCAGAAAAGACCGCCGCCTGATGATCGAACGCTTTGTTGATGAATTACCCGAACAGGGCAAGCTTATTTTTCTAATGAACTGGCAACACCAGCTTGACTACCAGGAGATTGCCGAGATCCTAGGCATCTCGCCCAACACGGTAAAAACACATATTTACCGGTCTATAAATTATTTCCGGAAACGCCTGCTCTTTGTTAAGTAA
- a CDS encoding FecR family protein — translation MDEHHYLLIIGYLEGKITEEETQYLLQKVQTDKEFSDAFEDIAEIWSAKKAVPNNSSKANEALARLNRKIDDQEATGLVSKNGSAKTSHPNTIILKLRPILAVAASVLVLAGAFWLYKAKLSNKPADNLAMAEKHTAPGEKKKINLPDGTAVTLNVSSSLRIANSFGDDKREVYLDGEAFFDVKRDPQKPFIVHTGKIATQVLGTHFNVSAYQNDSNITVSLVQGKVQVDMNNDLSKRIILDPGKQMTYSKTDHQAHVSDFMTEDITGWKENKLVFNYDSWSDAAKKLSRWYGIPVQLKDSTLLRCKLKGTFDNIPLTKVMEQIKIVADVSWQMQGNKMIISGKCN, via the coding sequence ATGGATGAACATCACTACCTGCTGATTATAGGTTACCTGGAAGGAAAAATAACCGAGGAGGAAACCCAGTATTTATTACAAAAAGTTCAAACAGATAAGGAATTTTCCGATGCTTTTGAGGATATCGCCGAGATCTGGTCGGCCAAAAAGGCCGTGCCCAATAATAGTAGTAAGGCCAATGAAGCATTAGCCCGTTTAAATAGAAAAATAGATGATCAGGAAGCCACAGGACTGGTTTCCAAAAACGGATCGGCAAAAACAAGCCATCCCAATACTATCATTCTAAAGTTACGGCCCATCCTTGCTGTAGCTGCATCTGTGTTGGTTTTGGCAGGTGCTTTTTGGTTATATAAAGCTAAACTCAGTAACAAACCAGCGGATAACCTGGCTATGGCCGAAAAACATACGGCTCCTGGTGAAAAGAAAAAGATCAATTTGCCAGATGGCACCGCGGTTACACTTAACGTATCCAGCAGCTTGCGTATCGCGAACAGCTTTGGCGATGATAAACGTGAGGTTTACCTGGATGGTGAAGCCTTTTTTGACGTAAAAAGAGACCCACAAAAGCCCTTTATTGTACATACAGGCAAGATAGCTACTCAAGTACTCGGCACGCATTTCAACGTTTCGGCTTACCAAAACGACAGCAATATCACGGTATCATTGGTACAGGGTAAAGTTCAGGTGGATATGAATAATGATCTATCCAAACGCATTATCCTTGATCCGGGTAAACAAATGACCTATTCTAAAACAGATCATCAGGCCCATGTATCTGATTTTATGACCGAAGATATTACCGGCTGGAAAGAAAACAAATTGGTATTTAACTATGATAGCTGGTCTGATGCCGCCAAAAAATTAAGCAGATGGTATGGCATACCCGTTCAGTTAAAAGATAGTACACTGCTACGCTGCAAACTGAAAGGCACTTTTGATAATATTCCGCTCACTAAAGTGATGGAACAAATTAAGATAGTGGCGGATGTATCATGGCAAATGCAGGGCAATAAGATGATCATTTCCGGTAAATGTAACTAA
- a CDS encoding TonB-dependent receptor: MKKYIFSLLSAIYLMCTVIPASAANVNRTSDSINCTIQVSEKTIKEVFSLIEKQTGLRFIHNATEAQLSKKISLSENNQPIDEVLKKIAKQSGLSFKRVDQTIYVQTTARLMRVTGKVIDAQTGETLPGVSVKIKGSTDGTVTDIAGSYHIEAAENNILVFSFIGYVSQELPVSGGILNVSLKADQAALKEVVVVGYGKQSRQLLTSSIVSVQNKDFNKGAFSNPAQLLQGKVAGLNITRSGDPNEAPSISLRGPSTLRTTGGAQEPFYVIDGVAGADYRLVSPDDIETIDVLKDASATAIYGTRAANGVIIITTKKGKTGQTVISYNAYAGVENIANSIKMMNASQLNDYLTKNGLALDPSDQKGANTDWQKEVSRTGSSQNHNVALSGGFNQTTYSASVNYFDDKGILKGSELSRLTTKAAIEQKAFNDHLKLGLSVNNSSSTSDIIPNQNIVLYNMLRYLPTVPVKQNGVYTENLQRIQYYNPVALLADANQQSKSKLNLISATAELKLPFGFTYNINLSTQNEQVNGGAYYNSQYTLDQGVNGEAYRSSYENTHKVGETFLTYDKITGKHNINVLAGYSLQQDVNGDGFQANNRNFPTDDIGYLNIGLGSPPNGFKTDWGSNLYQKLRLISYYSRAKYSFDNKYLVQLSLRRDGSSAFGANNKWGTFPSASLGWRIIEESFMKKQTLFNDLKLRASYGITGNSLGFDPLIAQIKYGNVGAFYNNGTFTNAIGPTQNPNPDLKWEKTAMYNLGLDFSLLKGRVSGTLEVYDKKTSDLIYFYPVSTTQYFANTLTANVGDISNKGYEITINATPVQTSTFRWNTSLNVAHNNNKLVSLSNSSFKLDSIPVAEPGGQGETGYKVQILKTGYPVGQFLLYKYAGKNAAGVSQFYSRSGGLTTTPTSKDYYYAGNAQPKLLFGFSNSFAYGNFDLNVFIRGSLGGKILNATLADLNRTSDVRSYNLPVSSANESPKDVNAYIYSDRYIESGSYLRLDNATLGYTFPKFTPGIRNLRLYVSGNNLATITGYKGIDPEVSLGGLTPGIDNKNYYPRTRAFLFGLSASF, encoded by the coding sequence ATGAAAAAATATATATTCTCGCTTCTTAGTGCTATTTATTTGATGTGCACGGTTATACCAGCCAGTGCAGCCAATGTAAACCGCACTTCAGATTCTATCAATTGCACTATACAGGTCTCCGAAAAAACCATCAAGGAGGTATTTTCATTAATAGAAAAACAAACCGGTTTACGCTTTATACATAACGCAACCGAGGCACAGCTCAGCAAAAAGATCAGTCTTTCTGAAAATAATCAGCCTATTGATGAGGTATTAAAAAAAATAGCCAAACAATCTGGTTTATCATTCAAAAGGGTTGATCAAACCATATACGTACAAACCACCGCCAGGCTCATGCGGGTTACCGGTAAAGTTATTGATGCGCAAACAGGCGAAACCCTACCCGGCGTATCGGTAAAGATAAAAGGCAGCACCGATGGAACCGTAACTGACATTGCGGGTAGTTACCATATCGAGGCTGCCGAAAACAATATCCTGGTATTTTCATTCATCGGCTATGTATCACAGGAACTTCCGGTTTCTGGTGGTATACTCAACGTATCTTTAAAAGCAGACCAGGCGGCGCTAAAAGAGGTGGTAGTGGTTGGTTACGGTAAACAATCTCGTCAACTGCTAACCAGCTCTATTGTATCTGTTCAAAATAAAGATTTTAATAAAGGTGCGTTCAGCAACCCGGCGCAACTGCTGCAAGGTAAGGTAGCCGGTCTGAACATTACCCGTTCGGGTGATCCAAACGAGGCGCCTTCTATCAGCCTGAGAGGCCCATCAACATTGCGTACAACCGGTGGTGCACAGGAACCTTTTTATGTAATTGACGGTGTAGCTGGTGCTGATTATCGATTGGTATCGCCAGATGACATTGAAACCATTGATGTGTTAAAAGATGCATCAGCAACAGCTATATATGGTACTCGTGCCGCTAATGGTGTAATTATCATTACAACCAAAAAAGGAAAAACAGGACAAACGGTGATTTCTTATAATGCTTACGCAGGCGTTGAAAATATCGCCAACAGCATTAAAATGATGAATGCCAGTCAGCTCAATGACTATTTAACAAAAAATGGGCTGGCACTTGACCCATCTGATCAAAAAGGAGCTAATACCGACTGGCAAAAAGAGGTAAGCCGTACCGGATCGTCACAAAATCATAACGTTGCGCTTAGCGGTGGTTTTAATCAAACTACCTACAGCGCCTCTGTGAACTATTTTGATGATAAAGGTATCCTGAAGGGAAGTGAACTAAGCCGGTTAACCACTAAAGCGGCTATTGAACAAAAGGCCTTTAACGATCATTTAAAACTAGGCTTGTCTGTAAATAACTCTTCCAGCACTTCTGATATTATACCTAATCAGAACATTGTTTTATACAATATGCTGCGTTATTTACCAACCGTACCGGTAAAGCAAAACGGGGTATATACCGAAAACCTGCAACGGATACAATATTATAACCCGGTAGCATTACTGGCCGATGCCAATCAGCAAAGTAAAAGTAAATTAAACTTAATAAGCGCTACCGCTGAGTTAAAGCTGCCTTTTGGCTTTACTTATAATATAAACCTGTCTACACAAAATGAGCAGGTTAATGGCGGGGCTTATTATAACAGCCAGTATACGCTTGACCAGGGTGTAAATGGCGAAGCCTATCGCTCATCATATGAAAACACGCATAAAGTAGGCGAAACATTCCTGACCTATGATAAAATTACCGGTAAGCATAACATTAATGTACTGGCCGGTTATAGCTTACAGCAGGATGTAAATGGCGATGGATTTCAGGCCAACAACCGTAATTTCCCTACAGACGATATTGGCTATTTAAATATCGGCTTGGGCTCGCCACCAAACGGCTTTAAAACTGACTGGGGAAGTAACCTCTATCAAAAACTACGCTTAATATCTTATTACAGCAGGGCCAAATATAGCTTTGATAATAAGTACCTGGTACAACTATCATTAAGGCGCGATGGTTCATCTGCCTTTGGTGCAAACAATAAATGGGGAACTTTCCCTTCTGCATCGCTTGGCTGGCGGATCATTGAGGAGTCGTTCATGAAAAAACAGACCCTCTTTAACGATTTAAAATTGCGGGCCAGCTACGGTATCACCGGTAACTCCCTGGGTTTCGATCCACTGATTGCGCAGATCAAATATGGCAATGTGGGCGCATTTTATAACAATGGTACATTTACCAATGCTATTGGCCCAACTCAAAACCCTAATCCCGATTTGAAATGGGAAAAAACAGCCATGTATAACCTTGGCCTGGATTTCTCTTTACTCAAAGGCAGAGTTAGCGGAACGTTGGAAGTTTATGATAAAAAAACCAGCGACCTGATCTATTTCTATCCGGTATCAACCACACAATATTTTGCCAATACGCTTACCGCCAACGTTGGCGATATTTCAAACAAGGGATACGAAATAACGATTAACGCAACTCCGGTTCAAACCAGCACATTCAGATGGAACACCTCACTTAACGTAGCCCATAATAATAACAAGCTGGTATCATTATCAAACTCTTCCTTTAAGCTCGATTCTATTCCGGTAGCTGAACCTGGTGGCCAGGGCGAAACCGGGTATAAAGTACAGATCTTGAAAACAGGCTACCCTGTTGGCCAGTTCCTTTTATATAAATATGCGGGCAAAAATGCTGCCGGTGTATCACAGTTTTACAGCCGCAGCGGCGGGCTTACCACCACTCCAACCTCAAAAGATTATTATTATGCCGGTAATGCACAGCCTAAACTGCTGTTTGGTTTTAGCAACAGCTTTGCCTACGGTAATTTTGACCTGAATGTATTTATAAGGGGATCATTGGGTGGTAAAATACTGAACGCTACCCTGGCCGACCTGAACCGTACCAGTGACGTACGAAGCTATAACCTGCCGGTTTCCTCGGCAAATGAATCGCCTAAGGATGTTAATGCCTATATATACTCAGATCGTTATATTGAAAGTGGCTCTTACTTAAGGCTGGATAATGCTACGCTGGGCTATACCTTCCCTAAATTTACACCAGGTATACGTAACCTGCGCCTGTATGTATCGGGCAACAACCTGGCTACTATAACGGGATATAAGGGTATAGATCCTGAAGTATCATTAGGAGGGCTTACACCAGGTATTGATAATAAAAATTATTATCCGCGCACCAGGGCTTTCCTGTTCGGTTTAAGTGCATCATTTTAA
- a CDS encoding RagB/SusD family nutrient uptake outer membrane protein yields the protein MKTSIHKYCAIFLTALTISSCTKVDVPVESELTPSNFPVTSAQFTLASGAAYVQLRGSFAQSYWQMQSLSTDEAIMPARAGGWRDGGRYQQLHYHSWNADLPQVADAWSWGFGTVSTCNRVIASFATSPDNAAKATSIAELRTTRALALFFMMDLYGNIPVVTTFGSADKPATTARKDVFAFIEKELLAVIPNLSQVVDQTTYGRPTQYTAYAILAKMYLNAQVYTGTSRYDDAVKMCDLITASGKFSLADDYLKMFYPDNGPQMKEFIFAIPYDHAQAQGEQFTWYNLHPALQAKYGLLYRLSNPCSTIPSYYAQFNDPNDVRTSLWLIGKQYDFAGNPIIIKTTKIGLDASYKGSDPTAPVDYQLTFTPDLTLVDVPTFEVGGDELGKAKGIRNNKYYPDVTATDRNQSNDVPVFRYADILLTKAEAILRGATPTNGDSPLSLVNQLRAKRKAATWTSVDLPNLLQERARELNWETWRRNDLIRFGKYEDSWGYKTDKDVNKRLFPIPSAEIILNSKLQQNPGY from the coding sequence ATGAAAACTTCCATTCATAAATATTGCGCCATATTTTTAACCGCGCTAACCATATCATCATGCACCAAGGTTGATGTGCCGGTTGAAAGCGAATTAACCCCTAGCAATTTCCCTGTAACTTCTGCTCAGTTTACACTGGCATCGGGTGCCGCCTACGTACAATTAAGAGGGAGCTTTGCACAATCATACTGGCAAATGCAAAGCTTAAGTACCGACGAGGCCATTATGCCTGCAAGGGCAGGCGGCTGGCGCGATGGCGGCCGTTATCAACAACTGCATTATCATAGCTGGAATGCCGACCTGCCCCAGGTTGCCGACGCCTGGAGCTGGGGTTTTGGTACCGTAAGTACCTGTAACCGCGTTATTGCCAGTTTTGCCACATCGCCTGATAATGCGGCCAAAGCCACATCTATTGCCGAATTAAGAACCACCAGGGCCTTAGCACTTTTCTTTATGATGGACCTATATGGCAATATCCCCGTAGTAACCACTTTTGGTTCCGCCGATAAGCCCGCTACCACCGCCCGTAAAGATGTATTTGCTTTTATTGAAAAAGAACTGCTTGCCGTTATCCCTAACCTAAGCCAGGTAGTTGATCAAACCACTTACGGCCGCCCAACCCAATATACTGCATACGCCATACTAGCCAAAATGTATCTAAATGCTCAGGTTTATACCGGTACGTCCCGTTATGACGATGCGGTTAAAATGTGCGACCTGATTACAGCCTCAGGTAAATTCAGTTTGGCCGACGATTATCTGAAAATGTTCTATCCAGACAATGGCCCACAGATGAAAGAATTTATTTTCGCTATCCCTTATGATCATGCACAAGCACAGGGCGAACAATTTACCTGGTATAACCTGCACCCCGCATTACAGGCTAAATATGGTTTGCTGTACCGTTTGAGTAACCCATGCAGTACCATACCCTCTTATTACGCGCAGTTTAACGATCCTAATGATGTCCGTACAAGCCTTTGGCTTATTGGTAAACAGTATGATTTTGCGGGTAACCCAATCATCATCAAAACTACTAAGATTGGACTGGATGCATCTTATAAAGGCTCTGACCCTACCGCACCGGTTGATTACCAGCTAACCTTTACGCCAGATCTGACCCTGGTTGATGTACCCACCTTTGAGGTTGGCGGCGACGAATTGGGTAAAGCCAAAGGTATCCGTAACAACAAATATTACCCGGATGTTACCGCTACAGATCGTAACCAGAGCAATGACGTACCGGTATTTCGCTATGCGGATATATTGCTAACAAAAGCCGAAGCTATTTTACGTGGTGCAACTCCAACCAATGGCGATAGCCCCCTGTCATTAGTTAACCAGTTAAGGGCAAAACGTAAAGCCGCCACCTGGACGAGCGTCGATCTGCCCAATCTTTTACAGGAGCGGGCACGCGAGCTGAACTGGGAAACCTGGCGCAGAAACGACCTGATCCGTTTTGGTAAATATGAAGATTCATGGGGTTACAAAACAGACAAAGACGTAAACAAACGTCTTTTCCCAATCCCTTCTGCCGAAATTATCCTGAATTCAAAACTGCAACAAAATCCAGGTTATTAA
- a CDS encoding DUF3347 domain-containing protein — protein MRTLKTFIILFTAFITYSTVKAQDKTANTAVNNVLSAYLDVKNALTADNNAQTKAKAKDLLTAIAAVPMDKLSADQHKLWMTYAEKLEFDSRHISQSDAIDHQREHFTSLSKNMYAVIKGLKLNTNTVYEQYCPMKKATWLSESNAIKNPYYGKQMLTCGKTTETLAPAAK, from the coding sequence ATGAGAACGTTAAAAACCTTCATTATACTTTTCACCGCATTCATCACTTATTCAACCGTTAAGGCTCAGGATAAAACAGCTAATACGGCTGTGAATAATGTACTGAGCGCCTACCTGGATGTTAAGAATGCACTTACTGCCGATAATAACGCGCAAACCAAGGCAAAGGCTAAAGATCTGCTAACCGCCATTGCCGCTGTGCCCATGGATAAGCTGAGTGCCGATCAGCATAAATTATGGATGACCTATGCCGAAAAACTGGAGTTTGACAGCCGCCACATCAGCCAGAGTGATGCTATTGATCATCAGCGTGAACATTTCACCAGTTTATCTAAAAACATGTATGCCGTAATTAAAGGTCTTAAACTAAATACCAACACAGTTTATGAGCAATACTGCCCTATGAAAAAGGCAACCTGGCTAAGTGAAAGCAATGCCATTAAAAACCCATACTATGGCAAACAAATGCTAACCTGTGGTAAAACAACAGAAACGCTGGCTCCAGCTGCCAAATAA